From one Bacteroides eggerthii genomic stretch:
- a CDS encoding TatD family hydrolase → MKRPVDIHTHRLPRIPGTAIVNCYPDVFAPKEGEWYSVGIHPWYVPAAITSNVRCEMNVLSSLIGHPQVLAIGEAGLDKLADAPIAVQIEVFEYQAQLSVELGKPLVIHLVKAVEELLKLKQRLQPANPWIIHGFRGKPALAQDYVRHGFYLSFGEKYQEESLRTVPAGRLLLETDESGVPIMELYRRASEVRGIPLDRFMEDMQENIDKVFFKR, encoded by the coding sequence ATGAAGCGTCCTGTCGACATACATACGCATCGCTTGCCACGAATCCCCGGGACGGCTATCGTAAACTGTTATCCGGATGTTTTTGCTCCGAAAGAGGGGGAATGGTATTCAGTGGGTATACATCCTTGGTATGTGCCGGCTGCTATTACTTCGAATGTGCGGTGTGAGATGAATGTGCTGTCTTCTTTGATCGGGCATCCGCAGGTTCTTGCTATAGGGGAGGCTGGTTTGGATAAACTGGCAGATGCTCCGATAGCCGTGCAGATAGAGGTCTTTGAATATCAGGCACAACTGTCTGTGGAGCTTGGCAAACCGTTAGTTATTCATTTGGTGAAAGCAGTGGAGGAGTTGCTGAAGTTGAAACAGCGGTTACAGCCTGCCAATCCCTGGATTATTCATGGGTTTCGCGGGAAGCCGGCTTTGGCGCAAGACTATGTGAGACATGGATTTTATCTTTCTTTCGGGGAGAAGTATCAGGAAGAATCCCTTCGGACCGTTCCTGCCGGACGTTTGCTTTTGGAGACTGACGAGAGTGGTGTGCCAATTATGGAATTGTACAGGCGGGCGTCCGAGGTTCGCGGCATACCCTTGGATAGGTTTATGGAAGATATGCAGGAAAATATCGACAAAGTCTTTTTTAAACGATAA
- the yidD gene encoding membrane protein insertion efficiency factor YidD: protein MKRLFSYLLLLPIYFYQKCISPMTSPSCRFTPTCSQYAVEAIKKHGPFKGLYLAIRRVLRCHPWGGSGYDPVP from the coding sequence ATGAAACGGCTGTTCTCATACCTGCTGTTGCTTCCCATTTATTTCTATCAGAAGTGTATCTCACCTATGACTTCCCCGTCGTGCAGATTTACTCCCACCTGTTCCCAATATGCTGTTGAGGCTATTAAGAAACATGGACCGTTCAAAGGGCTTTATCTGGCGATAAGACGTGTTCTGCGTTGTCATCCTTGGGGTGGTTCCGGATATGATCCCGTTCCATGA
- the rnpA gene encoding ribonuclease P protein component has protein sequence MANTLHKVERLDKKKIIEKMFAGGSRSFSVFPLRVVYLPVEELEADASILISVSKRRFKRAVKRNRVKRQIREAYRVNKHELLNILVERKCRLAIAFIYLSDQLVESSIIEDRMRIALVRITEKMAAPNTDMPSTTLEP, from the coding sequence ATGGCAAATACCTTACATAAGGTCGAAAGGCTGGATAAGAAAAAGATAATAGAGAAGATGTTTGCGGGCGGTTCGCGTTCGTTTTCGGTCTTTCCGTTGCGTGTGGTATATTTGCCGGTGGAAGAGCTGGAGGCGGATGCTTCCATTCTTATCAGTGTTTCAAAACGCCGTTTCAAGCGGGCAGTAAAGCGTAATCGTGTCAAACGTCAGATACGTGAGGCTTATCGCGTAAATAAGCACGAGTTGCTGAATATTCTGGTAGAAAGGAAGTGTCGGCTTGCTATTGCCTTTATTTACCTCTCCGACCAGCTGGTGGAATCTTCCATAATAGAGGATAGGATGAGGATTGCTTTGGTGCGCATAACCGAAAAAATGGCAGCTCCGAATACGGACATGCCTTCCACGACTCTTGAACCATGA